The proteins below come from a single Treponema phagedenis genomic window:
- a CDS encoding response regulator transcription factor, with the protein MKSRTKARIFLLEDSDDISLGIKHYLEKRDFSVFCACAINEAKKNFNTKFDLIILDINLPDGNGQDFFRYAKSLKDIPIIFLTVKNDEKSIVEGLDLGAEDYITKPFRLAVLHSRINAVLRRTSKAELNAKINSVIILNEYELDTEQKRLFKNKAEIELTAQEYNLMKIFMENHNQTLTRLKLLDLVWDSKNNFVNDNTLTATVRRLRQKLDEPLLKTIHGIGYRLEI; encoded by the coding sequence ATGAAAAGCAGGACTAAGGCGCGAATTTTTTTACTGGAAGACAGTGATGATATTTCTTTAGGCATAAAACACTATTTGGAAAAGCGGGATTTTTCGGTGTTTTGTGCCTGCGCAATAAACGAAGCTAAAAAAAATTTTAATACGAAATTTGATTTAATTATACTCGATATAAACTTGCCCGACGGAAACGGGCAAGATTTTTTTCGCTATGCAAAATCTTTAAAAGACATCCCGATAATTTTTTTGACAGTAAAAAACGATGAAAAAAGTATTGTCGAAGGTTTGGACCTCGGTGCGGAAGATTATATCACAAAGCCTTTTAGATTAGCTGTTTTACATTCTCGAATTAATGCTGTACTTCGCCGAACAAGTAAGGCTGAATTAAATGCAAAAATAAACAGCGTAATAATTCTCAATGAATACGAGCTTGATACGGAGCAAAAAAGGCTTTTTAAAAATAAAGCCGAAATTGAATTAACTGCGCAAGAATATAATTTGATGAAGATTTTTATGGAAAATCATAATCAAACTTTAACGCGTTTAAAATTGCTTGACTTAGTTTGGGATTCAAAAAATAATTTTGTAAATGATAACACGCTTACCGCTACGGTTCGCAGGCTGCGTCAAAAGCTTGATGAGCCTCTTTTAAAAACTATTCACGGAATTGGGTATAGGCTGGAAATATGA
- a CDS encoding FeoA family protein yields the protein MANNISLSTLHAGEKGTVVSISQDSRLRRRFFDLGIIPGTVIECIQQSALGDPTAYLIREAVIAIRSEDADCIQVDLV from the coding sequence ATGGCGAACAATATCAGTTTAAGTACATTGCATGCCGGAGAAAAAGGAACGGTTGTCTCTATTTCGCAAGACAGCAGATTGCGCCGCAGGTTTTTTGATTTAGGGATTATTCCCGGAACTGTTATTGAATGTATACAACAAAGTGCCCTAGGCGACCCGACCGCATATTTGATTCGCGAGGCTGTTATTGCAATTCGTTCAGAAGATGCCGATTGCATCCAAGTCGATCTCGTTTAA